In bacterium, the DNA window TATAATCTTACATTGAGCACAGTTTCCCTCTATTGTCTTCTTAATAGTATCCAGGTAACTTAACATTCGGTAATAATTTGATTTAAAATCTTGATCCAGTTTAAACCCTGGTTCATCTAAAAAGCAACAAGGATAAAAGCACCCATCAGGTTTTAATATTAAAAAATCTTTACCTGCCTGACATCCGAAAATACCATGTTTAGATAACTCAAGGGAAGAGATATTATTAAAAAGGGCAGAAAATCCGCAATCAACCCTGAATTCAATTGAAGGATAAATCTTCCTCATCTTGAAGATTTGTTCCCTGACCAATCCTGGATAATCTTCAGGATATTCTTCCTTTATTTTGGGTCTAATGATGATAATCCTTCTGAGTTCAAGGGTTTTAATCAATTTAGCCATCCTGGGTAAATCACCCAGATTCTCCACAAATAACAAATAATTTATACCAACATCGATCTGGCTTGACTTAAGGATTTCGATTGTCCTGATGGCGTCCTTAAAAGACCTCCTGTCCCTTGTCTGGCTATTTATCGATTGGCTCGACCCATTCAAAGATACCTGAATGCTACTTACATACCCCTTTATCTTGCTTGCCAATTCTTTAGTTACCAGGCTGCCATTTGTGGTTATATTTATTACGAATTCATAATCTGAGGCATATCGCAAAAACTCCATAAGGTGAGGATATAGTAAAGGCTCACCACCTCCAACAGCTAATTGCAAGACTCCATTCCTCTTTAAGGCATCCAGATAGGTTTTTAATAGCAGGATATCTATCTCATAGTTATTCTTATCAGAGTAACAATACCGACAATGATAATTGCACCTCTGGGTCAGGAGGATATGAATCTTGGCCGGCAGAAAGCCATTAACCCTCCGGATATAAGGGTATCTTGATAAGAGGTGAAGCAGCGTACTCTTAGCTAATCCAACACATAGTCCGGTTCTTTTGTTAAAAAGCTGGGGACCATCTTCCTTTATTTTTAAGA includes these proteins:
- a CDS encoding radical SAM protein codes for the protein LKIKEDGPQLFNKRTGLCVGLAKSTLLHLLSRYPYIRRVNGFLPAKIHILLTQRCNYHCRYCYSDKNNYEIDILLLKTYLDALKRNGVLQLAVGGGEPLLYPHLMEFLRYASDYEFVINITTNGSLVTKELASKIKGYVSSIQVSLNGSSQSINSQTRDRRSFKDAIRTIEILKSSQIDVGINYLLFVENLGDLPRMAKLIKTLELRRIIIIRPKIKEEYPEDYPGLVREQIFKMRKIYPSIEFRVDCGFSALFNNISSLELSKHGIFGCQAGKDFLILKPDGCFYPCCFLDEPGFKLDQDFKSNYYRMLSYLDTIKKTIEGNCAQCKIIDNCFGCRGIVRLTGNNIMDSDPICKGVNNG